The DNA region GCAAAAGAAACCAGtgtagaaaaaacaaatatgcaAATTCCAGTGTTGCCCTATTTTGGGTCAAGTTTTTTGCAGTCATCTCAAATCCAAGTTCCTGTCATACCAAAAGCCCTACTGGACTCCAACTACTAAACTAACCAAAGACCCTTTTAACAGCTTTGCAGGACCAACTGATCATACTGAAGGCTATGAAAATAGggattttaattatttagttATAGAAGCTGAATCTAAAATCACATGCCTAAATTCAAATACTGTGAACAGTGCACAGCCAGACTGCAAATCCTTCCCACTGTTAAGCAAGATTTTAAGGGCAAATGTTTTTTCTATTGCATTAACAATTTATCTTCcaaaaaattatgagaaaaataTACAAAGTCCAGAATTTTAATATCAACCTACACTGTTGTAGTTTCATTGGCAGCTGCAAAATACACAAACTCCTAATACCAAGAACTCATCCATACCTTCAAATGCAGGCACCTTCAGCAAAaatgcagagaagcagcaaatgTATCCTCAAGCCTCACGTTTGTTAACAGCACTGATGAACAACATAAGAGTCTTGAAAcaaatttcttatttctcttccaTCAAGTGGTTGAAAAGTCCTGTAAAGCAGATTAGTCTTAGGCTTTCACATTTTAATATGCTGCTATCAGAGGAAAAAGTTGCTGTGACTAGTCATTCAGTAAAGCTATCAATGtgcaaataaagcagaaaatagagACATCCTTAAGAAATGAGTCTCAAATTTGATATAAAGCGAAGGTGACAACCACAGCAATAGAACTATAAACTAAATGTTTCAATATCTTGAATAATTATCTACAGttcttttaaaactgcaaagaaTATAATAGTGGCATAATGTAGTGAGAATGTCAGTTTGATAGGCACTTACAATCCTGACGGCATAAGAGTCCTATCACTACCGTTTATTAATCAGCTCTGGTATTATGTTTGCAAGGCATGAAAGTATGCATGAACTCACCACAGTTTCCAAAATGTATGCCTATAGAAGAAAGATTAGTGGAACATCAGAAATAAAGAGGGTAATTTTACATGACGTTAACCTTACCTCCTCTTCAAAAAAGTCAGATGCCATGGGAAGATGGTTAAAACTTCTGCTTCTTCCTACAAAGAAAGGAGCACGGAAAAGCAGTTAGTTATTCTACTCACATTTGAAATGAATGATAAATGTATAAAACTTGACCAGATGATATCTCACTCCTCGAACAAGGGGGATTGTCAGAGGATTATGACAGAAGAGCTTTCGAgtggagaaagaaatgcagtgcTCCAGAGCGATCTCTATAATGAAGCCAGGGACAAATACCGGTGACACCGTGCAGTCGAAAACTGATGAAAGTGCACACCTGTGTGGATTGAGCATGTAAGGGAGCGTGCGAGCCGGGTTAGACCCGTCCCGTTTAGCGGGGCAGAACCACATGGAGACGAAATTCCGCACACCGcacattaaaaaattgaatttaaaaaaacaaaacggGGGGCGACGGAAATTCAAGAGGACAGAGGCGGGAACGGCCAGACCGAGcggggctcagcagcagccgAGGAGGAGCCGAGCCCGGTGCGGCCCCGCCAGTCccgcccggcgctgccgggaCCAGCGCGGGCCGGGCCGAACCGCGCCGCCCGTCAGGGGGCGCCCCGGGGGGGAACAGCCAGCGAGCGCCCGAGCGGCCCCGCGGAACCCGCTCCCTCACctcgggccgggccgggctcatCGCAGCCGGGCTgctccgggccgggccgggccgggctcatCGCAGCCGGGCTgctccgggccgggccgggccgggctcatCGCAGCCGGGCTgctccgggccgggccgggctcatCGCAGCCGCGGCCCGCAGCGCCTCCGCGCGCCGTCCTGTCAGCGCCGCCTCCGGACTCCGCCGCAACCGCGCCCGTGCTGCCGCCGCCCCTCCACACCCCGCGCTGAGGGACAGCTCCGCGGGCCCGTGGAAGCAGCGGAGCGCCCGCCGCCGGCGGGGGAGCAGCCAGTCATGCGCCGGGAAGGCCGGGGGCGGGCCTGGCGGGGCCGCGGCCTGATGGGTACTGTAGTGCAGGGCAGCGTACAGGGGTGACTCTGCTGTACGGAgggcagcgcccgccccgccggcctCGGTCCTGCCGCGTCCCCCCGAAGGCGGCGGGGACAGCGCGCCCTTcccgcccagccccggccctgcAGCGCGGCCGCTCGGCAAGTCCCAGCCTGCGCCCGGCTGGGGGGCTGTGGATGCTGCCGCCGGGACGGAGCCCcggagagggagggagggagggagggacggagAGAGCGGGGCGGCGTCGGTGTCGCCTCCACGGCGACACGGGGAGCTCCTGCCCCGGCCTGCCCGTTTTAAAAGACAGCCCTGCTCCTCGCGTCTCGTTGTACGTCCCGCGGGGGAGCGCGGCGAGAGCATTGGAGTCGGGAAATGCAAAggttacaaaataaaataaattctgaaaatataaatcttATGCtattcttcccccccccccaaccccgACCGAGAAAGGCACGGCGGATCCCGATGGCCAGGGGTCCGCGGCcgctggagctgctcctttcctcAACCGCAAGGGGAAAAATATGCGAGAAGGGAATAAATCGGGATATGTTTCTATTGAGAAATATATCTGGTGGAATCACAGGAGATTACATCTTCTGATCGGCAGGGATTTATCCCGGTTCATATGGTTTTAATCTGCTTTCGCCTCGACCCTTCATTGAGCCGAGCGCGGGGGGAGGATACCCGGTGTGCTCCTTAGATTCGCGGGCAAACCCTCGCTCTGAGAGGCGGCTGCGGACCCATCTCAGCCCCCTCCGCTCCCCTCCGGATCGCCCTTCTCCTGCGGCCGGCGCTGGGAAAGACTAAATCCGAGCCCTCCGCGAAGCTGATCCCCGCTCCTGGCCGGaccccgccgccgctccgcccgcaCAGCCGCCGCAACAGGTCCGGTGGCGGGGTGGCCCCTGCCCGCGGGAGAGACCGGCcgagcagcccagggacagggctgcgGCTCTTCCCCGACGAAAACCTCCTTTTTTgttaagaaaatcaaaactaaCAGCACCAGCAGTCCGCCGTATATCCCACCTCCAATGATTTAGCggagggaggggcaggggcagagagCACGAGGAGGGGTGGCTGTGAAGAGGGGGAGCCGGGCGGCTAATAAATCTTATTAaagatctattttttttttcatatactgATTGGCTTGCATGCCGGCGCAACGCGGCTCCGCACGGTATTTAGCACATGCAGAAAGTTGGAGCTGATCTTAAATGGCTCGGAGGTGACTGCAATCCAGGAGCCGGCGCACTTGAGCCTCTGAGCGCTGGGGAGGGCCAGGGAAGCGCGGAGCCCTCCCGCTGGTTGGGCCCGGCCGCGGCAGCCCAGCGGGGTCCTGCCAGTCCTTCCACTGACAACACCCCGCGAAGGAGGAGCCTCGCCGGGCCGTGCTGAAGGCGTCAGGAGCTGCAATTTCCAACTTAGCATCTTGGCAGGACCCTTCGGAAAGCGAGAGcgaggaggaagggggaaaaaaaagccccccaGTGcaagggggagagagagagaaagaaaggagggggggagggaaagaggggaaagcaagggggggagaaaaaggaggaagcgGTGCCCGGCTGCAGGCGAAAGcggagcagcagccccggcgCAGAGCAAGGTGCCGCCTCTGCCCAGCTGGCGAGGGCGGAGAGGCGCCCGCGAAGCCCCGGCCGCAGCCGCCCCAACCCGGCAGCGCGGCGGCTCCCTCCCGGCGCCTTGGGCTCCCGGGTATATGTGCGCGCCTGGCCATGTCGTATCCTCAGGGTTACTTGTACCAGCCGTCAGCGTCCTTGGCTCTCTATTCCTGCCCGGCGTACAGCACCAGCGTGATCTCCGGACCTAGGACCGATGAACTTGGGAGATCTTCTTCGGGCTCCGCTTTTTCCCCTTATGCCGGATCTACCGCCTTTACCGCCCCTTCCCCGGGTTACAACTCCCACCTCCAGTACGGCACCGacccggccgccgccgccgccgccgccttcACTTCCTACGTGGTAAGAGCAGCCGCGGGCAGCCGACACCGCGCCGGGCACGACGGCATCCCGTGGGCGCCTGTCCCCCCCTCCCGGGCCTGCTTTTtgttcccattttatttttgagatcTCGGGGACAAAAGGGAGCGCGGCTCCCCGCCTCGCCGCCCAACTTTCCCGCATCGTCGCCGTGCCCTGCCTCACACTGTTGCTGGCGGCagcggcgggcagggccgggcgcGGGGGGAGCCGCCGGCACGGCCCGGGtgagcaggaccagggcaggcGGGGACCGGCTTCAAtcccttaaaaataattaaatgtataAAAAACACCGATCATAGTTCTGAAACAATTAGCTTGTGATTGAAAAGGGAATTAATTCAGGACGGGTCGGCGATGGGAGAAATCCGGGTGATAAATCCAGGCAACTTTCCCCTGCCCGGCGATAATTAGGCTTAAATATTGCAGAGCTCTAATCCCATGGCCGCGAGCTGCTCCGCGGGGCTGCGCGgtgaagggaaggggaagggaaggggaagggaaggggaaggggaaggtaGGGCACTGCGCCGCCGTGCGCGCCCGCGGGGCACCGCGGGGCCAGTCCGAGTGCGGGACATCCACACCGCAAAGCTGCGGCCACAGCCAACGCCCCTCAGTTCCCCCCAAAAACCAGCGACTTTGGCTCAGCTTCTCCCCTATGTTTAGGGCAGAGTTTTACagtccttctttcctttttccgtagtcttttcttttcttttacctttttatttttgctcttcttgctccccttttttgtttctcttttatcttcttttcttctctgttttcttctccctttcatttttccctcctcccgtccctgggcagggaggagcgGCCCAGCCCGCCCGGCCGCCTGGGCCCGGCAGGTTGTCTGCCGCGATCGCAGCGCGAGGGGGAAGGCTCCGGTCCCCCTGCCGCTGTCCGCCCCCACGCCGCGCTGCCCACTTGCTTTTCCGCTCCTGCATTTGGGGGAGAACCGCTGGATTGCTGCAAGCAGCCGGTGGTCTCCTCGGGTCTGAGACTGTGGGCCCCGGAGAGCCCCCAGGGCCCTTCCTCCCGGGAAAGAACCGGGGGACAAGCCGGGCAGGGCCCGGCGCCGGGGGAGaggcggcggggcgcgggcaggggctgcgggCAAGGCCCCGGCGTCGCCTTTGCCCTGTCATTGCCGCCCCGCGGCCGCTGACCTCGCCCCGCCGGGCcgctctcccctctctccccaggGCTCGCCCTACGACCACACGCCGGGCATGGCCGGTTCCCTGGGGTACCACCCGTACGCGGCGCCGCTCGGCTCCTACCCCTACGGGGACCCCGCGTACCGCAAGAACGCGACGCGGGACGCCACGGCCACCCTCAAGGCCTGGCTCAACGAGCACCGGAAAAATCCCTACCCCACCAAGGGCGAGAAGATCATGCTGGCCATCATCACCAAAATGACCCTCACCCAGGTCTCCACCTGGTTCGCCAACGCGCGGCGGCGGCTCAAGAAGGAGAACAAAATGACCTGGACCCCACGAAACCGCAGCGAGGacgaggaggaagaggagaacaTCGACCTGGAGAAAAACGACGAGGACGAGCCCcagaagctggaggagaagggggacccCGGGACTCCGGACACAGGTAGGACAGCGGGCTCGGCCGGGTCACCGCGGCCGCGCCCTcggggctgcccccggccccgcgcggTGCGGCGATGGTGGGGCGGCCTGTTCCCCCGAGCATGCagccggggcggggggagccggAGGGCAGCGGAACGGGCCTGGCCACGGCGGGGACCGAAGGGTGGGCGGCGAAGTGGGTGGGCGGGTTTGGGGGCGCAGGGCGAGACCGAGAGCTGCCCCCCCACCCGTGTCCTTTCTCCCCCTACCAGGAGCGGCGGATCCCAAGGCAGCGCCGGGCTGCGAGCGCCTCCAGGAGTCCCCCGGCCCCCGGGAGGCCGAGAGCGGCCTCAGCGACTCGGATTGCAAAGAGCTAGCGGAGGAGCGACTCGACGGGCCGCCCGTCCCCCACAAGGCGCCCGGCGCTTCCCCGCTGGGACCGTGTCCGGCGGGCCGCGGGCCACCGCCGGCGGGCGGCGAGGAGCCCCCGCCGTACCGCCcgccctccgccgccgccgggccgccTCACGCCGCCGACCTGCACCCGCTGCTGCCCGCCGCCACCGGCGCCTCTGTCATCCACTCGCCGCAGCAGGCGGCCCTCGCCAAGCCCAAGCTCTGGTCGCTGGCCGAGATCGCCACCTCGGCGGACAAGGCCAAGGAGGCCGGCGGCGAGGCGGcaccccccggccccgccgtgcTGGGCGGCAGCGGCCCGTCCCGCtcgccgccgcggccgcgctcGCCGGCCGCGCAGTGCCCCTTCCCCAACGGGGCGGTCCTGCCCCGGCCGCTCTACTACACGGCGCCCTTCTACCCCGGCTACACGAACTACGGCTCCTTCGGGGCCCTGCACGGGCACCCCgccggcggccccgccgccgccgcccccggcgcCCACTTCAATGGATTAAACCAGACTGTCCTCAGCAGAGCCGAGAGCCTGGCTAAAGACACTAAAATGATCAGGAGCCAGTCCCAAGTAGACCTTTGCAAAGACTCACCTTACGAACTGAAGAAAGGTATGTCCAACATTTAATATCGgcttctccttcctaacctctCCTGGGACtgtggttttgttcctttttttttttttccctttttttaatttatttgagagaaataataaattgctttggcagttatttttccagtaccaaaagaaaaacaaaacaaacagaaaaagaccagctcccccctccctcccagcccctcttcaAAAGTTTATAGAGTCTATTTGAAATGGCTGGTGGAAACCGCCCAGAAATGTCTTAAGCAAGTGAAAAGCAAACGAGTGACAcgctctctctcacacacacaaagaagaaagatttgTATTAAATCTTATTCTGTATATTTAATGTagcttttttgtatttaaattgaTAATACAGTATCTTTGAAGTAAATTATGAAATCAAGACAACTGTACAGGCATTAATGTTGTTTTcgtaatataaatatatacatttctgtgtctttttccGAATTGTTtcatagttttaaaatatatatatacaagtttaatttaattttttatgcctattgtttttttttccttgggtgTGAGTTAAACTATAATGCAAAAACgagacaaaaaaaggaaataggtTATAGGTATtagattaaaaaaccccaaacctgcagCCGCCTttgtaaaatgcaaatatttaattaaaagagatttttaacaGAATCAAAACCACTCTCTTTTTGCAACGGGCAGATACGTGCATAGCTGcggaaaaataaaagcatgtcTTAAAAGAGACGCGGGGCTCCATTTAGGACCTCGCAGTAGTACCTGAAGCCTTTTTGGAAGTGGCAGGAAATTTTTAAGAGGTCGGGGGGCTCCGGAGGCGGGAgccgcccgcggggccgggagaggcgagcggcggcggcagcgggacGGGGCCGGGTGCGGGAGGGACGCTGTTCCCAGAGGTGAAGGCTTAAATCAGGCCACGCACAAAAGCACTTGTTAGAAACACCAAATCGAAGCGCGGTCCCATCTTTTAACCTAATTACTTCCAATCAGTGTCGTGTTTTATGCAAAGCAATCAGCTGGTGAACTTTGCTAATGAGTTCGATTTTCTGCCAGATTTAGCCCGCGTCGCTGCGGCGGCGGTGCTGTGGCGGCAGCCGGGGCCGCCGACCGCACGGGCAAAGAGGCGCTCGGTGCGGCGGGGGCCGCCGCGGCCCCttgcccctgcccctgcccccgctgcccggccccggcgcgcAGCCCCGCTGTCCCGGCCCGCGGTTCGGGGCGGTCCCGGCGGGGCCCGCGGGCGCGCAGCCCCGCGCAGGGCCGGCCGCGGGCGCGGTGCTCCCGGCGCCGGCAGGTAGGTGTCACACTCGGCCCGGCTTTGGCTCCCGCCGCCCGCTCGGCCGTGCGGGAGTcccgcggggccgcgctccgctccgcgctGAGCCCGCAGAGCCGCGGCCGGTGGTGGGACAGGGGCCGTGCCGCGGGGGCAATCCCGGCCGCCAGAAGTCCCTTGGGTGCGGGGACAGAGAGCTCCCCGAGCCCCCTCCGCGCCGTCCAGCCGCTCCGCAGCCCGAGGCAGGGGGAAGCGGGTCCCCGAGCGGATTAGGGGCTCCCCAGCGCGGAACCTCCAACCAGAAGTCAGCTCCCGCTCGTGGGGCTGCCCGAGCAGCCCGGGTCCCCTGCAAAGAAATAGCGGCCAGGACTGCTCCAGCACCCGGCTTCGGGCACGGGTACCTCCTCGTTCAGTGTGGATTTTGGGGGTGTCAGCTGTACACTGACATCGACACTGCTTATGTGATGGGAGTATGACTGGGACCTCTGGGGCTGGTGCCGAGACACCCCTCCgtttgcttggattttttttctttacaagcCAGATAATTATTTTGTAATCTCCTCAACTTTGTCAGAGCCATTTATTAGCTGTAACAGGTTTATTCATGCATATTTACATTTTACGGGAATTTAAATAGTAGTTTGTATTTTGAGTTTTGAAGATGCGGTCTATGTTCTCTTGGTTATACGACTTTTTGTAGATAATCTGgtttaaaatcaaaattgtTTCAACTGAACGTGCAAAGAATCAAATACTCCTGGGATAATAGTATgttattttgtcattttattaatgataaatattttttttaaaaaacgCTCGAATTCCTCCGTTGGATATTTCATTTCCAGCCGGTGAGACCTGCAGGAAGGCGTATTTTTCGCGCAGCAGTGAGCTATTCTGGATCCACCTGCCTTGTTTAAAACGGGATAAAGTTGTGGCGGCGAGGGGCAGGGTAGCGCTGGCCCGGGGAGAATCAGCCCCGATGTGCGGGGCTGGAGGCAAAGCGCCGCGGGCCGCCTCTCGCCCGGGCACTGCCGCCCCGTTCCCCCGGCGGAGATCGCCTCCGGCGGAACTCGGGGAAACTCCCTAGCGCCCGGTGCTAGAGGGAGCGACACAGCCCCTCAGGACCGCGCTCCCGAGACAACAGGTTCCGCAGAGGAACGACTAACCTCCAAATAAATAGGTTTCAATTATTCATCTAgctatggatttttttttaattgtcatgCTACCTTTCCACAGCTGATCTTCCGATCTCTGAAAAAGCTATTTTGCAAAGCAGCTTAGGAGCTTCGCTCGTTCACAAGCCCTATTTCTTATACTCAGGGCTATTCTGAATAGGTCTATTAGCGATCTCAATACGGTTTTCGTTTGATGTATAAATTCCTAAGGGAATTAACCGTTTCCTTTAGGTTGCAGCCTGTCGCCTATTTTAAACCATAACTATTATTGTAGCCCAAACGATTTCATACAACAATTTTATTCATCACCCTTTTCCCCTGCCACAGGAGATGTACTGTATGGCCATTCTTTAACATAAGCACGAATTTACCAGTTTCTTTCCCTAAACAGAGttggggggagggggcagcGTTCGCCTTTTTTGCCTCTGGCATGTTAatttgttgttaaaaaaaaaaaaaaaaaaagacgtGAGgataacttaaaataaaaataacgCCTGCTGCCAGTTAGAGCTGCCGTAGGTTACTCGGGAGCAGCCCTCGGAGCAGCCGGGAGCGACTCTCCCGCTGGGAGCGGAGCCCTCCTGGGCCGCGGGCTGCCCCGCGGAGGTTTGGGGCGCGAGGGCTTCGCTGCCGCTCCGCTTTTTGGGAAAGCGCTTTTTGGGCAGGTGAGGGGGAagagcggggctgggggtgggctCCTCCAACCTGGGCTTTCATCAGCTCGCCCGGCAGCAGGTGCTTGcccaggggtgcaggagggAACGGCCCAGCCTCCGCTCCCCTTTCCGTGCCCACTCCCTCCCCTTTCGTCCTGGGCCCCACGGCACGGCCCTTGCTGGGGCGGGGGCGCCGCGACCCCTGTGCCGCCCGCCTGGAGGGCGCGGGTGGAGCGGCGCAGGTGGCAGCGGGGTGCAGCAGAGGGGACGCCCTTTCCCGCAGGTGACAGTCAAACATCCCCCCACAACCCTCCAGCGTGGCCGACAAGCGTGTTGGCGTGGCTGGCCCGGCAGGGCCCACGCGTGGGGCCGCAGGAACAGCTCAGTGTCCCGGTCCCGACCGCGGACCGAGGATCCGGGACCCTAGAGGAGACAAGCGGGGGCTCCCGGCGGAAAGCGGCAGCTCGCCTCGGGGAGCCGGGGCGACGTCCCACTCCCCGCCCGTCCCAGCCAAGCGCCCTGACCTCGGGGAAGGATGAGGCTTCCCCGGAGAAACCCGGGCAAGTGTCCTGGGGCCAGGCGTGCCCGTTCCGATGGGCCTACCGACACCTCAACGCGCCCGGGATGACGGGACCGACCCCAGGCGGACTGCGAGCCCGGGCTGCAGCCATTGGTCCCGTCCATCCCGTCCACGGCAAAATTATCTCAGTCCTGGTAGCAAAGAGACAGAGCTGGCGGTGCGGTCCAGCACAGCCCCCGAGCTCCGGCAGGGAGTCCCCGGTATCTCCAGCCCCGGTTCTCAATCGCGGGGACGGAGGGCGAGAGAGGCGGGGAGCCTGGcgcagccctgctgcttcctccttcacgcttaaaaacaaaacaaatcctaaTTTAGACCCTCAACACCCCGGACCGTGTTTACATCCCCCCCGCTGCTCTCCCCGCGAGTGTTGCCTTTCCAATTGTCACGATTAACCTACGGGGCTCCCGCTCGGCGCGGAGCCTCCGCGGCGACCGGGACGGCGCGGTCGCGTCTAATTGGCTTATTGGACCTCCCCCCGCACACCTCCCCCGCCCCGGCAAGAGGTTCTGAGCAGCATCTTCTCTTGCCGTGCCTAGGAAGTACGTGAATGCCCCTCCGCCAAGAAAACACGGGAAATCACACGGTCAGCAAGTTTAAAGGAGGCGAATAAAAATATCGCAGGGGTTTGCAGTAGGGAAAAGTACAGGAACTTCAATCCAAAACTGAGcgagtttagaaaaaaaaatcctaaagaaaacaaaggaaaattcGTCCCCACGGCCCGGTCCGGCCGGCGCCCAGCGCCGGTGCGCACCGCGGGTATTCCTCAGCCGGGGTGCGCTGCGGTGCGCCCGGTTCCGCGGTGTTCCGCccgccccagcagcagcagcctggctcgGGGCAGGCTTGGAGCCGCACGGGAGTGCCGGGGAGCCCGCCCGCCCCCCCCACCATCCCCCTCCCGCTCCCCTCTTTCTGTGACCTGCCACGATTATTAGTAAGGACATCTGTGGCTGGCAAGGGAACAAGTGTTACCAAAACCAGAACCGGCTGTTTTTCCAAATGAGCAATATGTTAATTCCTCATCCCCCCTCTGGTTTCTTTAAAACCTGGCACAAATACATCAATGGCGGAGAATAAGGAGCCTTTGCAGAGAACAAGTGGCAGTTTTGAATTTACCTTTTGTGTGCGCCTCAGATGCAATCTTGaggcattttttcc from Motacilla alba alba isolate MOTALB_02 chromosome 11, Motacilla_alba_V1.0_pri, whole genome shotgun sequence includes:
- the IRX5 gene encoding iroquois-class homeodomain protein IRX-5, with amino-acid sequence MSYPQGYLYQPSASLALYSCPAYSTSVISGPRTDELGRSSSGSAFSPYAGSTAFTAPSPGYNSHLQYGTDPAAAAAAAFTSYVGSPYDHTPGMAGSLGYHPYAAPLGSYPYGDPAYRKNATRDATATLKAWLNEHRKNPYPTKGEKIMLAIITKMTLTQVSTWFANARRRLKKENKMTWTPRNRSEDEEEEENIDLEKNDEDEPQKLEEKGDPGTPDTGAADPKAAPGCERLQESPGPREAESGLSDSDCKELAEERLDGPPVPHKAPGASPLGPCPAGRGPPPAGGEEPPPYRPPSAAAGPPHAADLHPLLPAATGASVIHSPQQAALAKPKLWSLAEIATSADKAKEAGGEAAPPGPAVLGGSGPSRSPPRPRSPAAQCPFPNGAVLPRPLYYTAPFYPGYTNYGSFGALHGHPAGGPAAAAPGAHFNGLNQTVLSRAESLAKDTKMIRSQSQVDLCKDSPYELKKGMSNI